In Musa acuminata AAA Group cultivar baxijiao chromosome BXJ2-3, Cavendish_Baxijiao_AAA, whole genome shotgun sequence, the following proteins share a genomic window:
- the LOC103979251 gene encoding ATP synthase subunit O, mitochondrial, with translation MALSGRLRSALPFFRKIVAVESPALCVRSAADLTFGLKTFATQAKPITNVKVPLSLFGGSGNYASALFLAASKANTLDKVESEILDLVEASKRSPLFSQFIEDLSVPRETRVRAVQQIFSDVGFSDVTKNFLAVLADNGRLSYIESIAKRFVELTMAQRGEVKVIVTTVIPLPAEEEKELNQTLQEILGQGKSIRIEQKIDPSILGGMVVEFDQKVFDMSIKTRAKQMEKFLREPINFDNF, from the exons ATGGCTCTCTCAGGGCGTCTCAGATCTGCTCTCCCCTTCTTCAGAAAGATCGTTGCGGTCGAATCGCCGGCCCTCTGCGTTCGATCGGCCGCTGATCTGACCTTT GGGTTGAAGACCTTTGCAACCCAAGCAAAACCAATTACAAATGTTAAG GTGCCTTTATCACTATTTGGAGGTTCAGGAAATTATGCATCTGCTCTATTTCTTGCTGCCTCCAAGGCAAATACATTGGACAAAGTTGAATCTGAGATTCTCGACTTGGTAGAGGCTTCAAAAAGGAGTCCTTTGTTTTCACAGTTCATCGAGGATTTATCAGTGCCTAGGGAAACACGTGTGAGGGCTGTGCAACAAATTTTTTCTGATGTTGGCTTTTCTGATGTCACTAAGAATTTTTTGG CTGTCTTGGCTGATAATGGAAGACTCAGCTATATTGAATCCATTGCTAAGAGGTTTGTTGAGTTGACTATGGCGCAGAGGGGAGAGGTGAAAGTCATTGTCACAACAGTTATT CCACTTCCtgcagaagaggagaaggaacttAACCAAACTTTGCAAGAGATTTTAGGACAAGGGAAATCGATCAGAATTGAACAAAAG ATTGATCCCAGCATTCTTGGAGGAATGGTGGTGGAATTTGACCAGAAGGTTTTTGATATGTCCATAAAGACAAGGGCCAAGCAAATGGAAAAGTTCTTGAGGGAACCAATTAACTTTGACAATTTCTAG